From a single Planctellipticum variicoloris genomic region:
- the cysE gene encoding serine O-acetyltransferase, whose amino-acid sequence MDDLTEDLVASGDDPIWRQIQSEAREEAEREPLLVSFLYAAVLRHATLEEGLSVILANKLQSAELPAILLRDLIYDALADDGSIRNSIRADLLAARTRDPAARGYAQPFLYYKGFHSLQTHRVAHALWSRERHALAAHLQNRVSEVFGVDIHPAARIGQGVIIDHATGVVIGETAVVEDHVSLLHEVTLGGTGKERGDRHPKVRRGVLIGAGAKILGNIEVGMGAKVAAGSVVLRDVPPHTTVAGVPARVVGQCTVAEPALDMDATFPFSVDAGAGI is encoded by the coding sequence ATGGACGATCTGACCGAAGACCTTGTTGCCAGCGGCGATGATCCGATCTGGAGGCAGATTCAATCCGAAGCCCGGGAGGAGGCCGAACGGGAGCCCTTACTGGTGAGCTTCCTGTACGCCGCTGTGCTGAGACACGCGACCCTGGAGGAGGGGCTCAGCGTGATTCTGGCGAACAAGCTGCAGTCTGCCGAACTGCCGGCAATCCTGCTGCGCGATCTGATTTACGACGCGCTGGCCGACGATGGCTCCATTCGCAATTCGATCCGCGCCGATCTCCTCGCGGCGCGGACGCGCGACCCCGCGGCGCGTGGCTATGCGCAGCCGTTCTTGTACTACAAAGGCTTTCACTCGCTGCAGACGCACCGGGTCGCTCACGCCCTCTGGAGCCGCGAACGGCACGCCCTGGCGGCGCATCTGCAGAATCGGGTTTCGGAAGTGTTCGGCGTCGACATCCACCCGGCGGCCCGGATCGGCCAGGGGGTGATCATCGACCATGCGACGGGCGTTGTGATCGGCGAGACCGCGGTTGTCGAAGACCACGTCTCGCTGCTGCACGAAGTCACGCTCGGGGGCACGGGCAAAGAGCGGGGCGACCGGCACCCGAAGGTCCGCCGCGGCGTCCTCATCGGCGCGGGCGCCAAGATTCTGGGGAACATCGAGGTCGGGATGGGAGCCAAGGTCGCCGCCGGCAGCGTGGTGCTCAGAGATGTCCCGCCCCACACGACGGTGGCGGGCGTCCCGGCGCGCGTCGTCGGGCAATGCACGGTGGCGGAGCCGGCGCTCGATATGGACGCGACGTTTCCGTTTTCCGTCGATGCCGGGGCGGGGATTTGA